A region of Candidatus Poribacteria bacterium DNA encodes the following proteins:
- a CDS encoding tyrosine-type recombinase/integrase, with translation MKGTRPLTNAEIRKVRDAFSGTYAQRNRGLFMLGVSIGGRVSELLALTVGDVWQNEQPVTDFQFDKNIVKGGETARTIPVNSDGRTAIEEIIAWHRAYFGVVHPDVPLFPSQKGNTAIKRQAVHKILNDVFAKAGLTGKLATHTLRKTFAQRLYQQCNDIYVVRELLGHKNVITTQAYIGINYVSAQDAVEAMSLTAEENPTDPLDDFEPETLVAKVIEFGYEVRLRMEK, from the coding sequence ATGAAAGGAACAAGACCCCTCACCAACGCAGAGATCCGAAAAGTCCGCGACGCTTTCAGTGGCACTTATGCCCAACGCAATCGCGGCTTGTTTATGCTCGGCGTGTCCATCGGCGGACGTGTCAGTGAATTACTTGCACTCACTGTCGGCGATGTTTGGCAAAATGAGCAGCCGGTCACCGACTTCCAGTTTGACAAGAATATCGTCAAAGGTGGCGAGACCGCACGGACGATCCCTGTCAACTCTGATGGACGCACAGCGATTGAAGAAATCATCGCGTGGCACCGCGCCTACTTTGGTGTCGTGCATCCCGATGTACCGTTATTCCCTTCACAGAAAGGCAATACGGCGATTAAACGCCAAGCGGTTCATAAGATTCTCAATGACGTGTTTGCCAAAGCTGGACTGACCGGCAAATTGGCGACACATACCCTGCGGAAAACTTTCGCGCAACGGCTCTATCAGCAATGTAACGACATTTATGTTGTCCGTGAGTTACTCGGGCACAAAAATGTGATTACGACGCAGGCTTATATCGGCATCAACTATGTTTCCGCACAGGACGCGGTCGAAGCGATGTCATTGACTGCCGAAGAGAACCCGACCGATCCGTTGGACGACTTTGAACCGGAGACCCTTGTCGCCAAAGTTATTGAATTCGGCTACGAGGTGCGCTTACGCATGGAGAAATGA